From one Magnetofaba australis IT-1 genomic stretch:
- a CDS encoding TatD family hydrolase, with amino-acid sequence MLLADSHAHLTFDAFSADIEAVFARAEERGVRYINLIATSLAETDALLALAEGRSGVTATTGVHPHKAGLEPITVDQIRQRCQDPRVIAIGETGLDYFYDKAPREAQQESFRLHIRAAVAEGMPLVVHTRDAEEDTRKILEEEGADRCGGVIHCFTGSEEMARWALDFGFSLSFSGIISFRNAANLREIVAWAPLDRILIETDSPYLAPTPHRGGRNEPAYVARVAEVIAQARDMDVEEVALATTRNYLRLFRITDGYGAQQAVSDKGLLAYPIGDKLYLNITQGCTLKCAFCPKWSSPQVHDYDLTLKSAPSEEEVVRAMGDLTAYSEVVFCGYGEPTLRLGVMLALAKRIQEMGKRVRLNTDGLANRVYGEDVTPRFAGLIDSVSISLNAQEQAVYDRHCQPAFEDSYAAVKQFISAVKRHVPHVTATAIDGLDGVDIAACQRIAQDELGVAFRARDLDRVG; translated from the coding sequence ATGTTGCTGGCGGACAGTCATGCGCATCTGACATTTGATGCGTTCAGCGCAGATATTGAAGCGGTATTTGCCCGCGCCGAGGAGCGCGGCGTGCGTTACATCAATCTCATCGCCACCTCACTGGCGGAAACAGACGCCCTGTTGGCGCTGGCGGAGGGTCGCTCCGGCGTCACCGCCACCACCGGCGTGCATCCCCACAAAGCCGGTCTCGAACCAATTACTGTTGATCAGATTCGTCAGCGTTGTCAGGATCCGCGGGTTATCGCCATCGGCGAGACCGGTCTGGACTACTTCTACGACAAGGCCCCCCGTGAGGCGCAACAGGAGTCGTTTCGGCTGCACATCCGCGCCGCTGTGGCGGAGGGAATGCCCCTGGTGGTGCACACCCGCGATGCAGAGGAGGATACCCGCAAAATCCTGGAGGAGGAGGGCGCCGACCGCTGCGGCGGCGTGATTCACTGCTTCACCGGCAGTGAGGAGATGGCGCGTTGGGCGCTGGATTTCGGTTTTTCACTCTCTTTTTCCGGCATCATCTCCTTCCGCAACGCCGCCAATTTGCGTGAGATCGTCGCCTGGGCGCCATTGGATCGCATCCTCATTGAGACCGACTCGCCCTATCTGGCCCCAACGCCGCATCGTGGCGGACGCAATGAACCGGCCTATGTGGCGCGGGTGGCCGAGGTGATCGCCCAGGCGCGTGATATGGATGTGGAGGAGGTGGCGCTGGCCACCACGCGCAACTACCTGCGACTGTTCCGCATTACCGATGGATACGGCGCCCAGCAAGCGGTCTCCGATAAGGGGCTCCTGGCCTATCCTATTGGCGACAAGCTCTATTTGAACATCACCCAAGGCTGCACCCTCAAGTGCGCGTTTTGTCCCAAGTGGAGCAGCCCGCAGGTGCATGACTACGACCTGACGCTCAAGAGCGCGCCATCAGAAGAGGAGGTGGTCCGCGCCATGGGGGATTTGACGGCCTATTCCGAAGTGGTGTTCTGCGGCTATGGCGAGCCCACTTTGCGTCTGGGGGTGATGCTGGCGCTGGCGAAACGCATTCAGGAGATGGGCAAGCGGGTGCGTTTGAATACCGATGGACTGGCCAACCGGGTGTATGGCGAAGATGTCACCCCGCGCTTTGCCGGACTCATCGATTCAGTCTCCATTTCATTGAACGCTCAGGAGCAGGCGGTTTATGATCGCCATTGTCAGCCCGCTTTTGAAGATTCCTACGCTGCGGTGAAACAATTTATTTCGGCTGTGAAGCGCCATGTGCCCCATGTCACCGCCACCGCCATTGATGGTTTGGACGGCGTGGACATCGCGGCGTGTCAACGCATCGCGCAAGATGAGTTGGGAGTGGCGTTCCGAGCGCGCGATCTCGATAGAGTCGGATAG
- a CDS encoding PSP1 domain-containing protein, with protein MSETPITPPSSEGGASAAPPPSSQAGSNRAESNSPSQSGQKRGRNGGARNGPHRVVGVKLQRSGAIHRVKSRIAKLNCGDEVLLETRAGDVITGAIDHIIPASAEAAQRAGFGHITRIIRVVTDKDRDAQETREQRERDAKRACQVMIRQKKLPMKLAKVTLQGANKAIFHFTADARVDFRELVQELSKELQMRIEMRQVGVRDEAKMLGGMGACGQSLCCAQHLQKFHPVSVRMAKNQDLSLNPDAISGICGRLMCCLAYENDTYTELRKGLPKPKSRLFTSEGQEVTLRCVHPIARTGEVQAVEGGWRSLVSLDDLLQTRPGQEEAAAQPAMAQQGDETTEKGEASAPSTRKSGGGSRRSSREEGRGPQRRGARGANSASNDAGLSSQQNKSDAVATQSSQDDPQKGGDEAASGGKRKSRRRRGRGRNKNADAAQNPSSAASNPPSEQNPTKQQTAPAGGEQNAQHQAQSPSGATDAPRKRRRRRRRKSGGGGDASNGTPPSGGQSGASGE; from the coding sequence ATGAGCGAAACACCCATCACTCCGCCTTCATCAGAAGGCGGCGCTTCTGCTGCGCCGCCCCCGTCCAGCCAAGCCGGATCCAACCGAGCCGAGTCCAACTCGCCGTCTCAGAGTGGGCAGAAGCGCGGACGCAATGGCGGCGCGCGCAATGGTCCACACCGGGTTGTTGGCGTGAAGTTACAACGCTCCGGCGCCATTCATCGCGTGAAATCCCGCATCGCCAAGCTCAATTGCGGCGATGAAGTGCTGCTGGAGACCCGCGCTGGCGATGTCATCACCGGGGCCATCGACCATATTATCCCCGCTAGCGCAGAGGCCGCACAGCGCGCCGGTTTCGGCCACATTACGCGCATCATTCGCGTTGTGACCGACAAAGATCGCGATGCGCAGGAGACGCGCGAGCAGCGCGAACGCGACGCCAAGCGCGCCTGCCAAGTGATGATTCGGCAGAAGAAGCTGCCCATGAAGCTGGCCAAGGTGACCCTGCAGGGCGCCAACAAGGCGATCTTCCACTTCACCGCCGACGCCCGCGTGGATTTTCGTGAGCTGGTGCAGGAGCTCTCCAAAGAGCTGCAAATGCGCATTGAGATGCGTCAGGTGGGGGTGCGCGACGAAGCCAAAATGCTGGGCGGCATGGGCGCTTGCGGCCAATCTTTGTGCTGCGCGCAGCATCTGCAGAAGTTTCATCCCGTCTCCGTGCGCATGGCCAAGAACCAGGATCTGTCGCTCAATCCGGACGCCATCTCCGGCATCTGCGGACGCCTGATGTGTTGTCTGGCTTACGAGAACGATACCTATACAGAATTGCGCAAAGGACTGCCCAAGCCCAAGTCCCGCCTGTTTACCTCAGAGGGTCAAGAGGTCACGTTGCGCTGCGTTCACCCCATTGCGCGCACCGGCGAGGTGCAGGCGGTGGAGGGGGGCTGGCGCTCGCTGGTCTCCCTGGATGATCTGCTGCAAACGCGTCCAGGTCAGGAGGAGGCGGCAGCACAGCCCGCCATGGCGCAACAGGGCGATGAGACAACGGAAAAGGGTGAGGCGAGCGCGCCGAGCACGCGTAAAAGCGGCGGTGGTTCGCGCAGATCCAGTCGGGAAGAGGGTCGCGGCCCCCAACGACGCGGCGCCCGTGGGGCCAACAGTGCGTCCAACGATGCTGGTCTGTCATCTCAACAGAATAAGAGCGATGCCGTCGCCACGCAGAGCTCACAAGACGACCCCCAAAAGGGGGGCGATGAGGCCGCCAGCGGCGGCAAACGCAAAAGCCGTCGCCGTCGTGGACGCGGGCGCAATAAGAACGCGGATGCCGCGCAAAATCCCAGCAGCGCCGCTTCCAATCCCCCCAGCGAGCAAAACCCGACGAAGCAGCAAACGGCTCCCGCTGGCGGGGAACAGAATGCTCAACACCAGGCACAGAGTCCCAGTGGCGCGACCGATGCGCCGCGCAAACGGCGTCGTCGACGTCGTCGTAAAAGCGGCGGCGGCGGTGATGCATCCAATGGGACGCCGCCCAGCGGCGGTCAATCCGGGGCCTCAGGAGAGTAG
- the tmk gene encoding dTMP kinase encodes MNAAPHTARGRFITFEGGEGAGKSTQIQRLASRLDAMGVATLITREPGGCDLAEQIRALLVQGDPGGMEPVTELFLVLAARRQHVMRVIQPALEAGKWVLCDRFHDSTLAYQGAGRNLAGARLDSAEQWARDDLTPDLTLFLDLPSEIGLQRSRARGDAEQRFEKERETFHHSVREAFRQRALSEPGRMRVVDASLSIDALSERIWELTGDVRNAV; translated from the coding sequence ATGAACGCTGCGCCGCACACGGCTCGCGGTCGCTTCATCACCTTTGAAGGCGGCGAAGGGGCGGGCAAGAGCACACAAATTCAACGTTTGGCCAGCCGTCTGGACGCCATGGGCGTCGCCACCTTGATCACCCGCGAACCCGGTGGATGCGACCTTGCCGAACAGATACGCGCGCTGCTGGTGCAGGGGGATCCCGGCGGCATGGAGCCGGTGACCGAGCTGTTTTTGGTGCTGGCGGCGCGGCGTCAACATGTGATGCGGGTGATTCAGCCCGCTTTGGAGGCCGGGAAGTGGGTGTTGTGTGATCGCTTTCACGACAGCACCCTGGCCTATCAAGGCGCTGGACGCAATCTGGCGGGGGCGCGCCTGGACAGCGCCGAGCAGTGGGCGCGGGATGATCTGACGCCGGATCTGACCCTGTTTCTGGATCTGCCCTCGGAGATTGGCCTGCAGCGCTCACGCGCCCGCGGCGACGCCGAACAGCGTTTCGAAAAGGAGCGTGAAACGTTCCATCACAGCGTCAGGGAAGCGTTCCGCCAGCGCGCGCTCAGCGAACCGGGGCGCATGCGGGTGGTGGACGCCAGCCTGAGCATCGATGCGCTATCCGAGCGCATCTGGGAGTTGACCGGCGATGTCCGCAACGCTGTATGA
- the mltG gene encoding endolytic transglycosylase MltG produces the protein MKRGIAVISVFAIVLALWCWHRYDRYMRHSLDERITVTIPKGWGAAQTGAELARRGVVESALGFRLQAWRAPEGVIRAGEYHFEPGDGPREVLAKLHAGEVVQHAFGFPEGLTVGDVIQRMQQAGFDNIQSALDAPALRAIIQSPAEASGLAALEGWLYPDTYFYTSGTRTLSLFRRMANRMRHVLDSEWLTRPPTHPLTRYETLILASIIEKETGRAAERPLISGVFHNRLKRGMRLQSDPTVIYGIENFDGNITRKHLREATPYNTYVIPALPPTPIANPGRDAIHAALHPQETKAIFFVAKGNGYHAFSETLAQHNRNVRRYQLKKRKKSQ, from the coding sequence TTGAAGCGCGGAATCGCGGTCATATCGGTATTCGCCATCGTTCTAGCGCTCTGGTGCTGGCATCGATATGACCGCTATATGCGCCACTCTCTGGATGAGCGCATCACTGTCACCATCCCCAAAGGGTGGGGCGCAGCGCAAACCGGCGCCGAACTGGCCCGTCGGGGTGTGGTGGAGTCGGCGTTGGGCTTCCGCTTGCAGGCGTGGCGCGCCCCGGAAGGGGTGATTCGCGCCGGCGAGTACCACTTTGAGCCCGGCGACGGTCCGCGCGAAGTGCTGGCCAAGCTCCACGCCGGCGAAGTGGTGCAGCATGCGTTTGGCTTCCCCGAAGGGTTGACGGTCGGCGATGTGATCCAGCGCATGCAGCAGGCGGGTTTTGACAATATCCAATCCGCCTTGGATGCGCCTGCGCTGCGCGCCATCATCCAGAGCCCTGCGGAGGCGAGCGGCTTGGCGGCGCTGGAGGGGTGGCTCTACCCCGACACCTATTTCTATACCTCCGGCACCCGCACGCTCAGTCTGTTTCGACGCATGGCCAATCGCATGCGTCATGTGCTCGATAGCGAGTGGCTGACGCGCCCGCCGACGCATCCATTGACCCGCTATGAGACGCTGATTCTAGCCTCCATCATCGAAAAAGAGACTGGACGCGCCGCCGAGCGACCGCTGATCTCCGGGGTGTTCCACAATCGGCTGAAGCGCGGCATGCGCCTACAGAGCGACCCCACCGTGATCTACGGCATCGAGAATTTTGACGGCAACATCACCCGCAAGCATCTGCGCGAAGCCACCCCCTACAACACCTATGTGATCCCGGCGCTGCCGCCTACGCCCATTGCCAACCCCGGGCGTGACGCCATCCATGCGGCGCTGCATCCCCAGGAAACCAAGGCGATTTTCTTCGTGGCCAAGGGCAACGGCTACCACGCCTTCTCCGAGACGCTGGCGCAACACAACCGCAATGTGCGCCGCTACCAACTGAAAAAGCGTAAAAAATCCCAATGA
- the fabF gene encoding beta-ketoacyl-ACP synthase II yields MTRRVVITGVGLVTPLGVGNQTTWQGLMEGRSGIGPISLFDATEYSVRIAGEVPDFNAEDWIPKKDVKKMDRFIHFGMAAAQLAMEDSGLEVTEENATRIGITVGSGIGGLVAIQTQAQQILEKGPRRISPFFIPSALINLISGQVSIKYGFKGPNHSVVTACSTGAHAIGDAFRMIQRNEADAMMAGGAEAAICELGIGGFAAAKALSTRNDEPAKASRPWDKDRDGFVQADGSGIVILEELESAQKRGAKIYAEVVGYGMSGDAHHITQPSPGGEGAARCMRAALADAQLNPEQIGYINAHGTSTPAGDVGETMAVKSVFGDYAKNGLMVSSTKSMTGHLLGAAGGVEAIFTAMALSEGVIPPTINLDNPDPECDLDYVPHTAREVKLEAAVSNSFGFGGTNATLVLKKAP; encoded by the coding sequence ATGACGCGCAGAGTGGTCATCACAGGGGTGGGTCTGGTGACCCCGTTGGGGGTTGGCAATCAAACGACCTGGCAGGGACTGATGGAGGGGCGCTCCGGCATCGGCCCGATCTCCCTGTTCGACGCCACTGAATACAGCGTGCGCATCGCCGGTGAAGTTCCCGACTTCAACGCCGAGGATTGGATTCCGAAAAAAGATGTGAAGAAGATGGATCGCTTCATTCACTTCGGCATGGCCGCCGCGCAGTTGGCCATGGAGGACTCTGGACTCGAAGTGACGGAAGAGAACGCCACCCGTATCGGCATCACCGTGGGCTCGGGCATCGGCGGCCTGGTGGCGATCCAGACCCAGGCACAGCAGATTCTGGAGAAGGGGCCGCGCCGCATCTCGCCTTTCTTCATCCCCAGCGCGCTGATCAATCTGATCTCCGGTCAGGTCTCCATCAAGTATGGCTTCAAGGGGCCCAACCACTCGGTGGTTACCGCCTGTTCCACCGGCGCACACGCCATTGGCGACGCCTTCCGCATGATTCAACGCAATGAGGCCGACGCCATGATGGCGGGCGGCGCCGAAGCGGCCATCTGCGAACTGGGCATCGGCGGTTTCGCCGCCGCCAAGGCGCTCTCCACCCGCAACGACGAGCCCGCCAAGGCGTCGCGTCCGTGGGATAAGGATCGTGACGGCTTTGTACAGGCCGACGGCTCTGGCATCGTTATTCTCGAAGAGCTGGAATCCGCGCAGAAACGCGGCGCCAAGATCTATGCGGAAGTGGTCGGCTACGGCATGTCCGGCGACGCCCACCACATCACCCAGCCCTCGCCCGGCGGCGAAGGGGCGGCGCGCTGCATGCGCGCGGCGCTGGCCGATGCGCAGCTCAATCCCGAGCAGATCGGCTATATCAACGCCCATGGCACCTCCACCCCGGCAGGGGACGTTGGCGAAACCATGGCGGTCAAATCGGTGTTCGGCGACTACGCCAAAAATGGCCTGATGGTCAGTTCCACCAAATCCATGACCGGCCACCTGTTGGGCGCGGCGGGCGGCGTAGAGGCGATCTTCACCGCCATGGCGCTGTCTGAAGGGGTGATCCCTCCCACCATCAATCTGGACAACCCGGATCCTGAGTGTGATCTGGACTACGTGCCGCACACCGCGCGTGAAGTCAAATTGGAAGCCGCTGTCTCCAACTCCTTCGGCTTTGGCGGCACCAACGCCACTCTGGTGCTGAAAAAAGCGCCTTGA
- the acpP gene encoding acyl carrier protein produces MSDIVERVKKIVVEQLGVDAEKVNTDSNFVDDLGADSLDSVELVMALEEEFGCEIPDEAAEKITSVQEAIDYINANMD; encoded by the coding sequence ATGAGCGACATTGTTGAACGCGTGAAAAAGATCGTGGTGGAACAACTGGGCGTGGACGCCGAAAAAGTCAACACCGACTCCAACTTTGTCGATGACCTGGGCGCCGACTCCCTCGACAGCGTTGAGCTGGTGATGGCTCTGGAAGAGGAGTTTGGTTGCGAAATTCCCGACGAGGCGGCTGAAAAGATCACCTCCGTGCAAGAGGCGATTGACTACATCAACGCCAATATGGACTAA
- the fabG gene encoding 3-oxoacyl-ACP reductase FabG: MKDRVALVTGSTRGIGKSIALDLARRGAHVVVSGTNQEKIAQTVAEIEALGVQALGVSADLSQSESAAQLIDAAMGKFGRIDILVNNAGITRDGLMLRMKEDDWEAVLNVNLSSVFRLVKLALKPMMKARFGRIINITSVVGFTGNPGQANYTAAKAGLVGFSRSVAREVAPRGITVNCVAPGFIATDMTEALNDQAREAILSQIPTGAMGSAEDIAGAVAYLAAESTSYVTGETLHVNGGMYMG, encoded by the coding sequence ATGAAGGATCGCGTCGCCCTGGTCACCGGCTCCACGCGCGGCATCGGCAAGAGCATCGCGCTGGATCTGGCGCGTCGCGGCGCCCATGTGGTGGTGAGCGGAACCAATCAAGAGAAGATCGCCCAAACCGTAGCGGAAATTGAAGCTTTGGGCGTGCAGGCGTTGGGCGTGTCCGCTGACCTCAGCCAATCGGAGTCCGCCGCGCAATTGATCGACGCCGCCATGGGCAAGTTTGGCCGCATCGACATTCTGGTCAATAATGCGGGCATCACCCGCGACGGCCTGATGTTGCGTATGAAAGAGGACGATTGGGAGGCGGTGCTCAACGTCAATCTCAGCAGCGTGTTTCGTCTGGTCAAACTGGCGCTCAAGCCGATGATGAAGGCGCGCTTCGGGCGCATCATCAACATCACCTCGGTGGTGGGCTTCACCGGCAATCCCGGTCAGGCCAACTACACCGCCGCCAAGGCCGGACTGGTGGGTTTCTCCCGCAGTGTGGCGCGTGAAGTCGCCCCGCGCGGCATCACGGTCAACTGCGTGGCGCCCGGTTTCATCGCCACCGATATGACCGAAGCATTGAATGATCAGGCGCGGGAGGCTATCCTCTCACAAATTCCCACGGGAGCCATGGGCTCGGCAGAGGATATCGCAGGCGCGGTGGCCTATCTGGCCGCGGAGTCGACCAGCTATGTCACCGGCGAGACCTTGCATGTCAACGGCGGCATGTATATGGGTTAA
- the fabD gene encoding ACP S-malonyltransferase encodes MGKIAFLFPGQGAQSVGMGQALSAEGGAIGAYFEQADAALGESLSGLMFNGPEDQLTLTRNTQPALVTTAMAAYQMVTERTAIRPDFVAGHSLGEYAAICAAGGLAFADAVRLTRLRGDAMQSAVPVGQGAMAAMLNMAEADVEAVCAEAAEATGGVCVPANYNTAVQIVISGAKAAVEKAVELAKERGAKRCLLLPVSAPFHCPLMQPAAEAMQAALADAQINDLSVPLIANVSAAPTQDAETVRRQLVEQVTGSVRWEASMQRLLDEGVDTFLELGTGKALCGMLKRIDKSARAIPVNGPEDLAALADL; translated from the coding sequence ATGGGTAAGATAGCTTTTCTGTTCCCCGGACAAGGCGCGCAGAGCGTCGGCATGGGTCAGGCGTTGAGCGCCGAAGGCGGCGCCATTGGCGCCTATTTTGAGCAGGCTGACGCCGCGTTGGGCGAATCCTTAAGCGGGCTGATGTTCAATGGCCCAGAGGATCAATTGACCCTCACGCGCAATACGCAACCAGCGCTGGTCACCACCGCTATGGCGGCGTATCAGATGGTCACCGAGCGCACCGCCATCCGCCCCGACTTTGTCGCCGGCCACTCCCTGGGCGAATACGCCGCCATCTGTGCGGCGGGCGGTCTGGCGTTTGCCGATGCGGTGCGGCTGACCCGTCTGCGCGGCGACGCCATGCAGTCGGCGGTCCCGGTGGGGCAGGGCGCCATGGCGGCGATGCTGAATATGGCCGAAGCCGACGTCGAGGCGGTGTGCGCCGAGGCGGCCGAGGCTACCGGCGGCGTGTGCGTGCCCGCCAACTATAACACCGCCGTGCAGATCGTCATATCCGGCGCCAAAGCGGCGGTGGAGAAGGCGGTGGAGTTGGCCAAGGAGCGCGGCGCCAAGCGCTGCCTTCTGCTGCCGGTCTCCGCACCCTTCCATTGTCCCCTGATGCAACCCGCCGCCGAGGCGATGCAAGCGGCTTTGGCTGACGCCCAGATCAATGATCTGAGCGTGCCGTTGATCGCCAATGTCAGCGCCGCGCCGACCCAGGACGCCGAGACCGTGCGCCGTCAACTAGTGGAACAGGTGACCGGCTCGGTGCGCTGGGAAGCCTCCATGCAGCGTTTGCTCGATGAGGGCGTGGACACCTTCCTGGAGCTGGGTACCGGCAAGGCGCTGTGCGGCATGCTCAAGCGCATCGATAAAAGCGCCCGCGCCATTCCGGTCAATGGGCCGGAAGATCTGGCCGCGTTGGCGGATCTGTAA
- a CDS encoding NYN domain-containing protein translates to MGNATVPDYIFHKNDRIAVFIDGSNLYAAIRSLGFDFDYKKLLQFFRGRCRLMRAYYFTALGDDQEYSPIRPLVDWLAYNGYSVVTKPIKEYVDPVTGNKRTKGNMDIEIAVSMLRLAPNYDHAVLFSGDGDFRSVVEALQEQGKTVTVISSLLTHPPMIADELRRQADYFLELAKIKDELIREQHGSPGGAHPQQSAPSATPDNIGNQAP, encoded by the coding sequence ATGGGTAACGCCACGGTTCCCGACTACATTTTCCACAAGAACGACCGTATTGCCGTCTTCATCGACGGTTCCAACCTGTATGCCGCAATCCGCTCCCTGGGTTTCGACTTCGACTACAAAAAGCTGCTGCAGTTTTTCCGCGGTCGCTGCCGCCTGATGCGCGCTTACTACTTCACCGCGCTGGGCGATGATCAGGAGTATTCGCCCATCCGCCCGCTGGTGGACTGGCTCGCCTACAACGGTTATTCCGTGGTGACCAAGCCCATCAAAGAGTATGTGGACCCGGTCACCGGTAACAAGCGCACCAAGGGCAATATGGACATTGAGATCGCTGTCTCCATGCTGCGCTTGGCTCCCAACTATGATCATGCGGTGCTGTTCTCCGGCGACGGCGACTTCCGCAGCGTGGTCGAGGCGCTGCAGGAGCAGGGCAAGACCGTGACCGTGATCAGCTCTCTGCTGACCCATCCGCCCATGATCGCCGACGAACTGCGTCGTCAAGCTGACTACTTCCTGGAGCTGGCCAAGATCAAGGATGAGTTGATCCGCGAGCAGCATGGCTCCCCGGGCGGGGCGCACCCGCAGCAAAGCGCCCCCAGCGCGACGCCGGACAATATTGGCAACCAGGCCCCTTAA
- the pgsA gene encoding CDP-diacylglycerol--glycerol-3-phosphate 3-phosphatidyltransferase — MHLNLPNWLTLSRIIMIPFFVGAIYLSGDWGNLVAASLFAIAGVTDWADGYIARKQGLVSAFGKFFDPVADKLLVVAALVILLDQQRVDLVVVMVLIIREILVMALREFMAGQGSGAPVSWIGKWKTAMQMLGIGMALLQDSFFSLPLGMPGQLCLYVSAVLSVWSAFYYMRDAWDKIRP, encoded by the coding sequence GTGCATCTGAATCTGCCCAACTGGCTCACTTTGAGCCGGATTATCATGATCCCGTTCTTTGTGGGGGCGATCTACCTGTCCGGCGATTGGGGCAACCTGGTCGCCGCCAGTCTGTTCGCCATCGCTGGCGTGACCGATTGGGCCGATGGCTATATCGCGCGCAAGCAGGGGTTGGTGTCGGCGTTTGGCAAGTTCTTCGATCCCGTCGCCGACAAGTTGTTGGTGGTGGCCGCCCTGGTGATTCTGCTTGATCAACAGCGCGTCGATCTGGTGGTGGTGATGGTGCTCATCATCCGCGAGATCCTGGTGATGGCGCTGCGGGAGTTCATGGCCGGGCAGGGCAGCGGCGCGCCGGTTTCCTGGATTGGCAAGTGGAAAACCGCCATGCAGATGCTCGGCATCGGCATGGCGCTGCTGCAGGACTCCTTTTTTAGCCTGCCGCTGGGGATGCCCGGGCAGTTGTGCCTGTACGTCTCCGCCGTGCTGTCGGTGTGGTCGGCGTTCTACTACATGCGCGATGCGTGGGATAAAATCCGACCGTAA